ctctcaatctctctctctttgtgtatNNNNNNNNNNNNNNNNNNNNNNNNNNNNNNNNNNNNNNNNNNNNNNNNNNNNNNNNNNNNNNNNNNNNNNNNNNNNNNNNNNNNNNNNNNNNNNNNNNNNNNNNNNNNNNNNNNNNNNNNNNNNNNNNNNNNNNNNNNNNNNNNNNNNNNNNNNNNNNNNNNNNNNNNNNNNNNNNNNNNNNNNNNNNNNNNNNNNNNNNNNNNNNNNNNNNNNNNNNNNNNNNNNNNNNNNNNNNNNNNNNNNNNNNNNNNNNNNNNNNNNNNNNNNNNNNNNNNNNNNNNNNNNNNNNNNNNNNNNNNNNNNNNNNNNNNNNNNNNNNNNNNNNNNNNNNNNNNNNNNNNNNNNNNNNNNNNNNNNNNNNNNNNNNNNNNNNNNNNNNNNNNNNNNNNNNNNNNNNNNNNNNNNNNNNNNNNNNNNNNNNNNNNNNNNNNNNNNNNNNNNNNNNNNNNNNNNNNNNNNNNNNNNNNNNNNNNNNNNNNNNNNNNNNNNNNNNNNNNNNNNNNNNNNNNNNNNNNNNNNNNNNNNNNNNNNNNNNNNNNNNNNNNNNNNNNNNNNNNNNNNNNNNNNNNNNNNNNNNNNNNNNNNNNNNNNNNNNNNNNNNNNNNNNNNNNNNNNNNNNNNNNNNNNNNNNNNNNNNNNNNNNNNNNNNNNNNNNNNNNNNNNNNNNNNNNNNNNNNNNNNNNNNNNNNNNNNNNNNNNNNNNNNNNNNNNNNNNNNNNNNNNNNNNNNNNNNNNNNNNNNNNNNNNNNNNNNNNNNNNNNNNNNNNNNNNNNNNNNNNNNNNNNNNNNNNNNNNNNNNNNNNNNNNNNNNNNNNNNNNNNNNNNNNNNNNNNNNNNNNNNNNNNNNNNNNNNNNNNNNNNNNNNNNNNTATATATATAATAACCCACCCACATGTAtacggtatgtatgtgtgtgagtgtgagtgtgagtgtgtgtgtgtgtgtgtgtgtgtgtgtgtgtgcatattgtggATATACATAAAGTcatgaattttatatttgtttcaaaatacatacatagttgttTCCAAATTGTTATTTTCTCGGCAAATGCATAATCTTTGAGTATTTCTTGATAGCCATagcaaacatttaatatattcatacacatacgtacgaatgcgtgagtgtataaaataaataaatacaaataaatacatcaatgaataaataaatatggttttgaaaattattagaaaggatcagACCATCTTAAAACTATTCCGTATTCTACTCCGGGTGTATGCCTTCTCTGAACTCCAGATCTACCTTTTCCAAGTCGAAATCAAAGGGTCTTCACAGCCAAGCCTGATACGCTTCTATCACCCCGCTCTTTCAGAAAATTTCCGTGGGACCAACATTTCTTTCGCCACCTCACCCATCTTTGGCTTCATGCGGtatcatttcttttttagttttatctcttatctatttcagtcattgtactatggccatgctggtgcagcgCCTTGTTGAGAAGTAGATTTTTTTTCGGCTCAAAGTGGATGAGTCCTGTACTCAAATATTTCCTTACATAGGTCTTTAGTTTCTTTTAGTTAAGGAGACCGGGCTcacactggagcaccgccttttagcgAAGATACAAAGCTGTAATTGTCTTTTCGTTTTGTCTGATGGACGAATAAATcagaattgaaaattaaaattaaagatggtagcgagctggaagaatcgttagcacgccggtgaaaatgcttagcggcatttctcccattattatgttctgagttcaaattccgccgaggtcaactttgcctttcattccttcagggtcgataaaataaataccagtcgagcagTGGGTTCGATATAAATGACTTACCCCATCCACtaacttgctggcattgtgccagaaTTTGCAACCATTATGTAAAGTAgcaatagtagagttcaatattcCATTGAAGGTTTGACTAttttatcggggtcgataaaatagataccagttgtatagtggaatcgatgtaatcgatttaagcTCGCCCCACAAATtatttggtcttgtgccaaaatttgaaacctgtatcgaatttctggtacttattttatcgaaatcaaaaggatgaaaagcggaGATAGCATTAGGTCCTTGACtcttaaattattaataagaCTTATTGCCAAAATTAAAAGCATGACTAAAAAAAGTGACCTCATCCGCTAAATTCTACAGAGATGAATCAGGGGAATGTCTTTAgtacataaataatttatataattttctttttttttcacaaaaaaatttaactacattcttgtttttataaatttcttataCAATCTTATGCAAACTTGTTAGAATCAAACTTTAGACAACGTGAACATctgtctaaatacacacacactcgcatacacacacgtacctacatatatacgtacaagcatacgCACGTACAAcccactacacacatatacattaaaagaaCGCTTGAATCGCTCTGTGTAATTGcttttaaaatatgatttttctatcaacgtgaaatgaaatgccttgctaTTCAGACAGCAATCGAAAGAAGGCTTTAGGGTCGCgcgtgcctacacacacacacacacacacacacacacacacacacacacacacatacacacactatatgcctctatgtgtgtatgtgtgcgtgcgcgcacgtatgcgtatgtgtgcgaatTTATGCATGCTAAAGAGACTTTGAACCACCTTGTATAGTTGCGtataaaataataaccaaacGAAAAGAATCCATTATGTTATTCGCAAAGCTTTCAATTTCGTCGTTTTCTTTCATTAAGAACGTAACTACTTGAAGTGGCAAGAATTATTAACAGCAAACATTATAAgttaaaaacttatatatatatNNNNNNNNNNgtgtgtgtgtgtgtatgtacataattcaAGGCATTAAAATGATaacgatatatgatatatacttaCAAGCTGGAAACTTTCCAAGATAGCATTCCCGAAATATACCGATCTTACGGTTATATGCAATACGGCTGTGCTCGTAATTTTCCGGATCCGATGTTGTTTTAAGTTGTTCAAGGGAAAACAAATCTCGGTCGACTGTAGTTAAAATCCAATTGTCCGTGGCAAGCGAAACGCCCAGTAGAATGATAATAATTGGTATTAGCAGAAAACAGGTAACAAAATGACAGATTCGTGATGGACTTTTTCGGTGATGCCGTGCCATGTTCGAAAACTCTAGGGTTTAGGGGCAAGATATTTATGGAAGGActgaaatgtatttttctttatgtattacGAACAGAAGGACAATATTTCGGAGAAGACAAAGAGTGAACTGGATTTACTCTGAGATTGTaatgaggttaaaaaaaaaaaaaaaaagtgacaataacaaaacaacaacgttTAGTGCTACAACAAAAACCACGACAACGACAAAGACAgtttaaaacacaaacaaaagatagtttaaaatttttgttttcgcTGTTTCTCATCAATCCTATTTAATTGCAACCCAATCCTGTTTTTCTTGTGTACCTTGAGAGTTTAGTAGAGGAAATTCTCACCatgtgtaggcacacacacacacacacacacacacacacacacacacacacacacacacacacacacacacacacacacacacacatcctaaagCAACAGGCAGTGTTCAAAAGAGGTTCAGTTAGTTGAACACGAAAAGCTACCGAAAATAGCTGTTTTTCTACTCGTGACATTGATTTCGTCCAAAGATTTGATTGCAAATAACATTCAAaggtcattattttattatttgaacaTTATTTCAGGCATGTGCAttagttttaataattatatagtaTTAATTGGTATCCTTATAATAATTAATACTAATTATCATTTACTACTCATTATACACAATTTAAACGTAACGttccttcttatttttttttattctcctcgAAAATTTATTCTGTTAGTTTTAGTTAAAATGTACTTTCCAGCAAAATGGTTAAATAATGACTGAATTAGaactatataaacattttaattataaGGGATTAAAAACGGTTTATGTTATGAACTTCTAGACTATTCTGCTTCTTTCCCAAGAATAAAGTAACACCAACTATTTTTCTGCATCCCTTTGAATATGCTCGTTTTTACACATATGAAAACATTTCGAGATTCATAATCCACACAGTCCTTGCAATCATTTTAACAGTTTAGTATGGATGAAAATATTCCAAGATTCTGCCTTTGACCATGGAGAAACGAAGCAAAACACCTGAAGAATATGGCACTGAAGATTTTGTAAACTGCTTTGGTTTAAGATTCTTCGAAGCTAATCGAACCAAGGACAACTCCCCCACCAAATTCCTCTCAATACGTgtttatgatgctcccccattaattctactcatgatcaaagacgcacatatcgtcagccatcaaggaacatgctcaaatggttaaggtcaagcaaccgaccagcaaatctgtagtattgagcaaaatatttgctgtatcccatcttttacaccaacacaaaacatatacatggtaacacttccaatcagttaaaatcagaagccatgggagTCACTGGTTGGTACTGATCaggacatttataataataataatattattattattattattattattattattattattattattattattattattattattattattattattattattattattattattattattattatttatctttatctctctgtcttaGTTGCTATACCATTTCATTCTGCTGGATAGCAAATCATATCCCGCGACCTTAGGTTTCCAGCATCTTTCTTAAGATTCTTATTGTCCCTAATAAGAAGGTTTTCTACATGACGGAGAAATTCATTTCCCAATCAAGATGTTCCtcgaatttttcaaaatttctgcttACGGTACCCTACCTTTACACTTTTACATTTCCCATAGCGGCCCAATGACGTGTCTTAAATCATTATACTTATCAAGCTTTTCCTGTTCATTCCCGTTCACTTTGCTATCAAATGGGTATGCTATATCCACGATTATACATTCATGAGATGCTTTGTGGAAGATAACGATGTTAGGTCGAGAGTGTTCCATGACCTTACCTGTCTTCAGTTAACAATCCcaaaggatttttgtattttcgttCTCCAGCACCTTCTCCACCTTGTGGTCATACCACTTTTTGGAAGAAGGGAAATTGTACTTCTTACAGATTTCCCAACGTACGACATTCGTCACCCTATCATGTTTCCAGTTCTTATACACTTTCCGTGCTAGTTTTGGATATTCTGTATCTAGTGTGCTATCTCTTTCGCCGCACATCCTACACTTCCCGTCAATATTTCCTTTCACACTGACTTACCTGATGTTTCTCTTTTGCAATGCTTGTTTCTGAGAAGCattgcaaaatattattattattattattattattattattattattattattattattattattattattattattattattattattattattattattattattcagtagttttatttttatagNNNNNNNNNNNNNNNNNNNNNNNNNNNNNNNNNNNNNNNNNNNNNNNNNNNNNNNNNNNNNNNNNNNNNNNNNNNNNNNNNNNNNNNNNNNNNNNNNNNNNNNNNNNNNNNNNNNNNNNNNNNNNNNNNNNNNNNNNNNNNNNNNNNNNNNNNNNNNNNNNNNNNNNNNNNNNNNNNNNNNNNNNNNNNNNNNNNNNNNNNNNNNNNNNNNNNNNNNNNNNNNNNNNNNNNNNNNNNNNNNNNNNNNNNNNNNNNNNNNNNNNNNNNNNNNNNNNNNNNNNNNNNNNNNNNNNNNNNNNNNNNNNNNNNNNNNNNNNNNNNNNNNNNNNNNNNNNNNNNNNNNNNNNNNNNNNNNNNNNNNNNNNNNNNNNNNNNNNNNNNNNNtattattattattattattattattattattattattattattattattattattattattattattattattattattattattattattaaggcggccagctggcagaatcgtcactgTGCCGGACaaaaaaattcttagcggcatttcgaccatctttacgaatgagttcaaattctgccgatgttaactttgtctttcatcattttgggatcgataaaataatccCCCGTTGAGCACTGACGTCGTTATAATCGACTTTcccatcccctgaaattgcttgctttgtgccaaaatatgaactcattgttttatttattgttgttgttgtggtttttgttATTAAGGTGGCGGACTGACAGAACCactagcatgttggacaaaatgcctaccgccgaggtcaaatttactttctaccctttcggggtcggttaaataaagtacctgtcaaatactgcaagtactgggggtcaatggcATCGACTACACTCACCCcttaaaattgccggccttgagCCGAAATCAGAAATCGCATttgttatgattatcatcattaactgCCACGACTGGATTTCTAAAGCGCTTGCTAACTTTCTCGCTAATcgagtttatatataaaagaaattgggcGCAACACAACAAAGATAGATTaacagaatattgaaaaaaaaaaaaaaaaaaaaaaggtgcattGTGATTAATTGTGAATAATTTGTGTCACACAAGCGACAATCATGTGACCAGAAATAATACAGAGAAATCTATATTTCTAATAGGAAGTGTATTagtaatttataaatctgaaaacACACCCTTATTGTAAAACATATAAGCATCCTCACGATTTCGCCTAATTGCATAATGTGGTTTATTACATACCTTACTAAAACACCGACTTGTTTAGTCTCAAACCTTTGTGTATGCAAGTGAAGTCAATTTCGGTaaattgcatatttttttctgaatttttgtaAACAAAGAATAGGCGAAATGTAACATAGAACAGAACATATACTCGATCTTATTTGAATACAGTGCTTCCAGGAGCTTCTATTTCTATGATGAGTTTTATTCAGTACGTtgagggtggcgagctggtagaattgattgcaagccgggaaaaatgcttagagacatgtcgtccatctttacgttctgagttgaaattccgccgaagtcgactttgtctttcatccctttcgggataaataccaaaataaataccagttgaacactgggggtagatgtaatcgacttagcaccCTACCAAAAATTGCTGGGTagggtgccaaaatttgaaaccaatattcaataCGCTATATTTACAAACAGCTGATGTTAAAAAGACAAATGTATTCACTCTCCCGTAGTTCTGTATCCAGTATCATTTTGTCTTAATTTTAAAAGTGTTAAAGCATTCATCAATAGAAACATATCTCTTTATTGCAGatataattcataaaaaaacaaaaaagcaaaatcgaaaacaaaaaaagaaaaaaaaaagcaaaacaaaacaaaaacatgctaACTCAAGTGGTGATTGGACTAGTTTATTGTTTTTGGCAAGCTAGCAAAAtcattaccgcgccggacaaaatgcttagcggcatttcttccggttccttacattctgagttcaaattccggtgaggttGCTTTTACCTTTCATCGCTGcggggttcgatgaaataagtactagttgagcacggttgtggtggtgaggggatcaatgtaatcgactaacacccttcCCCCAAATTCCAAGCTTTGTAtttatcgtagaaaggattatggaTCGCGTTAATCTATGAATAAACCAATTACATCTTTCATAATCCACATAACATTCTAATAGTTACTGAATAAATGGCAATGCATGTATCGGGATTTACAAATCTGGCTAAGACAGTCGTGTTATAAAATACTGAGTAAAATAGGGTGTCGTCGTTTTAGaggtatataaatttattttagctcaaatatttgaagaatagcaaaagaaaattgaaaaataccaGAATCAATGATCCAAACAATTGTTACACCTGTATGTACCAATAAAAGTAGCTCTGATTGAGAAGCACAAGCaaattatgtgtatgaacgtaCATCGTTAATTTAGACAGAACTACATCTCCAAGGCTGGCCGTTCTCTTCAGcgtcagaaaatacttcagcccaGCAGTAACCGGTACGTACAAATCTTAGATGAGGCTAATGATGGAGAGCTGGTCTCTGAGGTCAATAATGGAGAACTGTTCTCTGAGGTCAATAATGGAGAGCTGGTCTCTGAGGTCAATGATGGACAGCTGTTCTCTGAGGCCAATGATGGAGAACTGTTTTCTGAGGTCAATGATGGACAGTTATTCTCTTATCTAGAACAGTGCTACTGTTGCACATTCAGATATCCAAGACTATGTCCAGAGAAAGGTCACATAACTGGTTGACATAAAGTTGAATGGTTATAAAGTTCAAAAGCAACCAAGAGGTCTTGAGTTTGATACTACTGTAAATGATCTTGtgcaatttgttttttgtttcatagCCTCGGGTCAATTCATATCTTCTGAATGAAATtgcgtagacagaaactgtatagaagcctgctGGATAGATTGTACCTATAACTCAAAAGATACATCCTTATCAAAATACACCGTGTCTTGCTGGTGCTGCCCGGGCATAACAACGAAGTGAGcacgtatctgtggaatactcagtcccTTACACgctaattcaggagcaggtaattcattGTCGTACGATGGCTGtccacagtatacacacacacacacacacacacacaataatgcatATTCACTCGTAAATAAACAACTGAAATGAGGTCATTGATAATGACGCATTTGCTTTAATGTACATAGTCTTGatcctaaaaataaaaatttagcaGGTGAGTTGCCTTATGGAATAATTATTTGTTTGATTCGCCTGTAATATTTGCTATAGAGGGTGCGGCATATACAGTCAACCGAATCCTATCTATCATTtcaagatatatgtacacacgcatacgcaccaTGACTCACATCTTGCCCCCCACAAACACCCATCTCTATGTAGATGACGTTGCTTGTTTCGGttattaaactgcagccatgctggggcaacgccttgcggaattttagtcgaacaattcgccCTCAATACTTCTTTTTGTAAGctcggtatttattctatcgggggCGTAATCAAAATAACGCCGGTTGTCACGTAGTATaatgacacgcacacatacacacacacatgcaaatatatacacacgtataatcaACGTCTGTAAATCTCGTCAAAATTTGTTATTAAGGTGGCGGACTGACAGAACCactagcatgttggacaaaatgcctaccgccgaggtcaaatttactttctaccctttcggggtcggttaaataaAGTGCCTGTCAAATACtgcaagtactgggggtcaatggcATCGACTACAAtggcatatctagacatgctcatatatatttaaatgataaacttctggaaagttttacagatttttacagttccagtgacggattggatctgtagtctttaaaTCAGctctctcctttctggttttgagaagccgaatttctcaagattagtatttaggcaatgtgttacatatcccagggcctcaataattacaggtataaacttgaacttgtaatctggataagagtaactgcagatttcccaatagttctcttttccactgatcttcagctttatgttaacatccgctgggcagctaatttccacaactgtgcacagtttctcttctccaaatcattatatcaggtctgttgtgcttacattttattgaggt
This DNA window, taken from Octopus bimaculoides isolate UCB-OBI-ISO-001 chromosome 9, ASM119413v2, whole genome shotgun sequence, encodes the following:
- the LOC106869761 gene encoding uncharacterized protein LOC106869761, with product MARHHRKSPSRICHFVTCFLLIPIIIILLGVSLATDNWILTTVDRDLFSLEQLKTTSDPENYEHSRIAYNRKIGIFRECYLGKFPAFLRSKSGSCHSINYTVPEEKQLTLELWQHLQLKRTQLACMILALFFCSVTFTFAVCCSNPAMAICLAHV